In Phycodurus eques isolate BA_2022a chromosome 10, UOR_Pequ_1.1, whole genome shotgun sequence, a genomic segment contains:
- the LOC133408749 gene encoding zinc finger and SCAN domain-containing protein 22-like isoform X2: MLDRPSMALLEEEDGEHPRREWSPSMGHEERIPIQIKDKRDLRANQGELQGHGSCSTSENMFSPPRVANEYVQDGPHTSALPQSQGLENRERDAGSRGSSRHVKAESGGGHRGPVSSNNGGQPLAPVNPNCANENNIDIIGVENGGQMVGTKGNGPVVNRGQASHMRNQVANPVEYPHQKSPLQGHMSSFCCKVCGEAFSHVGHLHVHVQVHTREKPYRCGVCGKCCSSSGRLQEHQRSHTGEKPFRCQICGKGFTQMAHLKVHMRIHTGEKPYSCPVCGKCFSRSDKIKRHLQTHTREGTYFTGQ, from the exons ATGTTAG ACCGTCCATCGATGGCGTTACTAGAAGAGGAGGATGGCGAGCATCCACGACGCGAGTGGAGTCCCAGCATGGGGCATGAAGAGCGTATTCCAATCCAAATCAAGGATAAGCGAGATCTCCGAGCCAACCAAGGAGAGCTCCAAGGCCATGGCTCTTGCAGCACATCAGAAAACATGTTCTCCCCCCCGCGTGTTGCAAATGAGTATGTGCAGGACGGCCCTCACACGTCAGCCCTGCCCCAGAGTCAAGGCCTGGAGAACAGGGAGCGGGATGCTGGCTCCCGAGGCTCCTCAAGGCACGTGAAGGCGGAGAGCGGAGGCGGCCACAGGGGCCCCGTTTCCTCCAACAACGGCGGGCAGCCCCTCGCGCCAGTCAACCCAAACTGTGCAAATGAGAACAACATAGACATCATAGGGGTGGAGAATGGAGGACAGATGGTTGGTACTAAGGGAAATGGACCTGTGGTAAACAGGGGACAGGCCTCTCATATGCGCAACCAAGTAGCCAACCCTGTAGAGTACCCCCATCAGAAATCTCCCCTACAAGGCCACATGTCGTCCTTCTGCTGCAAGGTTTGTGGCGAGGCGTTCAGTCATGTCGGGCACTTGCACGTGCATGTACAGGTGCACACGCGGGAGAAACCTTACCGCTGCGGTGTTTGCGGGAAATGCTGCAGTTCCTCGGGCCGACTGCAGGAGCACCAGCGGAGCCAcaccggagaaaaacccttcCGCTGCCAGATTTGTGGCAAGGGGTTCACCCAGATGGCACACCTCAAAGTGCACATGAGGATCCACACAGGGGAGAAGCCGTACAGCTGCCCTGTGTGCGGCAAGTGCTTCAGCCGCTCTGACAAAATCAAAAGGCATCTCCAAACACATACCCGTGAGGGGACCTATTTTACAGGGCAATGA
- the LOC133408749 gene encoding zinc finger and SCAN domain-containing protein 22-like isoform X3 yields the protein MALLEEEDGEHPRREWSPSMGHEERIPIQIKDKRDLRANQGELQGHGSCSTSENMFSPPRVANEYVQDGPHTSALPQSQGLENRERDAGSRGSSRHVKAESGGGHRGPVSSNNGGQPLAPVNPNCANENNIDIIGVENGGQMVGTKGNGPVVNRGQASHMRNQVANPVEYPHQKSPLQGHMSSFCCKVCGEAFSHVGHLHVHVQVHTREKPYRCGVCGKCCSSSGRLQEHQRSHTGEKPFRCQICGKGFTQMAHLKVHMRIHTGEKPYSCPVCGKCFSRSDKIKRHLQTHTREGTYFTGQ from the coding sequence ATGGCGTTACTAGAAGAGGAGGATGGCGAGCATCCACGACGCGAGTGGAGTCCCAGCATGGGGCATGAAGAGCGTATTCCAATCCAAATCAAGGATAAGCGAGATCTCCGAGCCAACCAAGGAGAGCTCCAAGGCCATGGCTCTTGCAGCACATCAGAAAACATGTTCTCCCCCCCGCGTGTTGCAAATGAGTATGTGCAGGACGGCCCTCACACGTCAGCCCTGCCCCAGAGTCAAGGCCTGGAGAACAGGGAGCGGGATGCTGGCTCCCGAGGCTCCTCAAGGCACGTGAAGGCGGAGAGCGGAGGCGGCCACAGGGGCCCCGTTTCCTCCAACAACGGCGGGCAGCCCCTCGCGCCAGTCAACCCAAACTGTGCAAATGAGAACAACATAGACATCATAGGGGTGGAGAATGGAGGACAGATGGTTGGTACTAAGGGAAATGGACCTGTGGTAAACAGGGGACAGGCCTCTCATATGCGCAACCAAGTAGCCAACCCTGTAGAGTACCCCCATCAGAAATCTCCCCTACAAGGCCACATGTCGTCCTTCTGCTGCAAGGTTTGTGGCGAGGCGTTCAGTCATGTCGGGCACTTGCACGTGCATGTACAGGTGCACACGCGGGAGAAACCTTACCGCTGCGGTGTTTGCGGGAAATGCTGCAGTTCCTCGGGCCGACTGCAGGAGCACCAGCGGAGCCAcaccggagaaaaacccttcCGCTGCCAGATTTGTGGCAAGGGGTTCACCCAGATGGCACACCTCAAAGTGCACATGAGGATCCACACAGGGGAGAAGCCGTACAGCTGCCCTGTGTGCGGCAAGTGCTTCAGCCGCTCTGACAAAATCAAAAGGCATCTCCAAACACATACCCGTGAGGGGACCTATTTTACAGGGCAATGA
- the LOC133408749 gene encoding zinc finger and SCAN domain-containing protein 22-like isoform X1, which produces MTKLQFLNVFLTERLMLAAQEIYKSVEDTILEYQEEIAIRERENDHLRRRLRDAGIEIWPDRPSMALLEEEDGEHPRREWSPSMGHEERIPIQIKDKRDLRANQGELQGHGSCSTSENMFSPPRVANEYVQDGPHTSALPQSQGLENRERDAGSRGSSRHVKAESGGGHRGPVSSNNGGQPLAPVNPNCANENNIDIIGVENGGQMVGTKGNGPVVNRGQASHMRNQVANPVEYPHQKSPLQGHMSSFCCKVCGEAFSHVGHLHVHVQVHTREKPYRCGVCGKCCSSSGRLQEHQRSHTGEKPFRCQICGKGFTQMAHLKVHMRIHTGEKPYSCPVCGKCFSRSDKIKRHLQTHTREGTYFTGQ; this is translated from the exons ATGACCAAACTGCAGTTTTTAAACGTCTTCTTGACCGAGCGGCTCATGCTCGCTGCGCAGGAGATCTACAAGTCTGTGGAGGACACAATTTTAGAGTACCAAGAGGAAATAGCCATCCGAGAGCGGGAGAACGACCATCTGAGACGCAGGCTGCGAGATGCTGGCATTGAAATATGGCCAG ACCGTCCATCGATGGCGTTACTAGAAGAGGAGGATGGCGAGCATCCACGACGCGAGTGGAGTCCCAGCATGGGGCATGAAGAGCGTATTCCAATCCAAATCAAGGATAAGCGAGATCTCCGAGCCAACCAAGGAGAGCTCCAAGGCCATGGCTCTTGCAGCACATCAGAAAACATGTTCTCCCCCCCGCGTGTTGCAAATGAGTATGTGCAGGACGGCCCTCACACGTCAGCCCTGCCCCAGAGTCAAGGCCTGGAGAACAGGGAGCGGGATGCTGGCTCCCGAGGCTCCTCAAGGCACGTGAAGGCGGAGAGCGGAGGCGGCCACAGGGGCCCCGTTTCCTCCAACAACGGCGGGCAGCCCCTCGCGCCAGTCAACCCAAACTGTGCAAATGAGAACAACATAGACATCATAGGGGTGGAGAATGGAGGACAGATGGTTGGTACTAAGGGAAATGGACCTGTGGTAAACAGGGGACAGGCCTCTCATATGCGCAACCAAGTAGCCAACCCTGTAGAGTACCCCCATCAGAAATCTCCCCTACAAGGCCACATGTCGTCCTTCTGCTGCAAGGTTTGTGGCGAGGCGTTCAGTCATGTCGGGCACTTGCACGTGCATGTACAGGTGCACACGCGGGAGAAACCTTACCGCTGCGGTGTTTGCGGGAAATGCTGCAGTTCCTCGGGCCGACTGCAGGAGCACCAGCGGAGCCAcaccggagaaaaacccttcCGCTGCCAGATTTGTGGCAAGGGGTTCACCCAGATGGCACACCTCAAAGTGCACATGAGGATCCACACAGGGGAGAAGCCGTACAGCTGCCCTGTGTGCGGCAAGTGCTTCAGCCGCTCTGACAAAATCAAAAGGCATCTCCAAACACATACCCGTGAGGGGACCTATTTTACAGGGCAATGA
- the gnl3 gene encoding guanine nucleotide-binding protein-like 3 yields MKRPKLRKASKRLSCSKRYKIQKKVREHNRKRKKEAKKKGVSRRPKKDPGVPSSAPFKEEVLREAEQRRLQIEEEKERRKQAAKEGRAKKRKQEKETGCKEKEPKAKKARQDETAKGPREKNTTIRNSKKFLCAELNKVIDASDIVIEVLDARDPMGCRCPQVEEAVLQRGGKKILFVLSKIDLVPRENVQQWIQILQQEFPVVAFKVPRHHRCIKTQAKRRRRIKPSNKILDLPKGSSLLTDLLTHYAANKEGKSRLQVGIVGFPNVGKSSLINTLKGSHACIVGVKRGVTKSMQEVQISAAVNLVDSPGILACPSNPAATMALRSLQVGGGQEIVEEAVGTLLKQCDKTLIMLNYNIANYRTSGDFLTLLARKRGFLQKGGILNTKQAASSFLDDWTGAVLRYHCKAPDQHSLPAYVTDTVVTEMWSSWDRKQLETGNQKTLKNIRFPIPANCIEFVSNGPTTGLLVVSDITEEKVGVGPNEEDVEAENKEPEQKADETNADEPEKVSPEETNHVQFKSAPINTSSSTVETDDAYDFNTYFK; encoded by the exons ATGAAACGACCAA AGCTAAGGAAAGCCAGTAAGCGATTGTCATGTTCAAAACGGTATAAAATCCAAAAGAAG gtCCGAGAGCACAAccgaaagagaaaaaaagaggccaagAAGAAAGGAGTGAGCAGACGACCCAAGAAAGATCCAGGAGTGCCTAGCAGTGCTCCATTTAAAGAGGAAGTTCTGCGGGAGGCAGAGCAGAGGAGACTGCAG ATTGAGGAGGAAAAAGAGAGACGAAAACAAGCTGCAAAAGAAGGGCGCGCTAAGAAGAGGAAACAGGAAAAGGAGACTGGATGTAAAGAAAAagaacccaaagccaaaaaagcACGTCAG GATGAGACTGCGAAGGGtccaagggaaaaaaataccacaATAAGGAACTCAAAAAAGTTTCTTTGTGCTGAACTAAACAAG GTCATCGATGCATCTGATATTGTCATAGAGGTGCTGGATGCTCGTGATCCAATGGGGTGCAGGTGTCCACAGGTGGAGGAGGCAGTCCTGCAGAGGGGGGGCAAGAagatactttttgttttgagcaAAATAG ATTTGGTACCAAGAGAAAATGTGCAACAGTGGATACAAATATTACAGCAGGAGTTTCCAGTTGTGGCCTTCAAAGTACCAAGACACCATCGATGTATAAAAACG CAAGCAAAGAGGCGGCGCAGGATCAAGCCCTCCAATAAAATTCTTGACCTACCCAAAGGATCATCCCTTCTCACTGATCTGCTCACACATTATGCTGCAAACAAGGAGGGCAAATCTCGTCTCCAAGTGGGCATCGTTG GCTTTCCCAATGTGGGTAAGAGCAGCCTAATCAACACTCTTAAGGGAAGTCATGCATGCATTGTTGGTGTGAAGAGAGGCGTCACAAA ATCCATGCAGGAGGTGCAAATCTCGGCAGCTGTGAATTTGGTAGATAGTCCGGGAATACTGGCATGTCCGTCCAACCCGGCAGCCACCATGGCTCTGAGGAGCCTGCAAGTAGGGGGCGGCCAAGAAATTGTGGAGGAGGCTGTCGGGACTCTGCTCAAGCAGTGTGACAAGACTCTG ATCATGCTCAATTACAATATTGCTAACTATAGAACCTCTGGGGACTTTCTAACCTTGTTGGCCAGAAAGCGTGGATTCTTGCAAAAGGGTGGCATCCTCAACACGAAGCAGGCCGCTTCATCGTTTCTGGACGATTGGACAGG AGCCGTGCTGCGCTACCACTGCAAGGCCCCTGATCAACACAGCCTCCCTGCCTATGTGACAGACACTGTGGTCACAGAGATGTGGAGCAGCTGGGATCGTAAACAACTGGAAACTGGCAACCAGAAAACTTTGAAAA ATATAAGATTCCCAATCCCGGCCAACTGTATCGAGTTTGTGTCGAACGGTCCCACTACAGGTCTGCTGGTGGTCAGCGACATCACTGAAGAAAAAGTTGGTGTTGGACCCAATGAGGAGGATGTTGAGGCAGAGAACAAAGAG CCTGAACAAAAAGCTGATGAGACAAATGCAGATGAACCGGAAAAAGTTTCACCCGAAG aaacaaatcatgttcagtTCAAGTCAGCCCCCATCAACACCAGTTCCTCCACAGTGGAAACAGATGATGCCTATGACTTTAACActtattttaaataa
- the glt8d1 gene encoding glycosyltransferase 8 domain-containing protein 1, producing MRKVNVVILVLLAVAFLIIIQRNLLSLSDFLHKEITHTGAILPFEAELSPDHRVDLERQGDEIPVVMTAAEERLGAAVAAMYSIYQNTKANVVFTIVTMNETVDHLKAWLSAPRLKSMKYKMVLFKPELLLGKIPKSPQMIDGTKPLTFARYYLPLYLPEVEKAIYLDDDIIVQGDIKELYETSLKPGHAAAFSDDCDSASAKGIVRGAGTQNNYMGFLDFKKEAIKQLGMRANTCSFNPGVIVANLTEWKNMNITGQLEHWMELNTQDDLYSKTLAEGITTPPLLIVFYKRHATLDPMWHVRHLGTTGAGNRYSPQFVKAAKLLHWNGHYKPWARTSSFTDVWDRWFIPDPVYKFHPVRRHVEDK from the exons ATGAGGAAAG TAAACGTGGTCATCCTTGTGCTACTTGCTGTGGCTTTCCTGATCATAATTCAACGGAATCTCCTCAGCCTCAGCGACTTTTTACACAAAGAAATCACAC ATACTGGGGCCATTCTTCCCTTTGAGGCGGAACTGTCTCCGGACCATAGGGTGGATTTGGAGAGACAAGGAGACGAGATCCCTGTGGTCATGACTGCTGCTGAGGAGAGGCTTGGTGCTGCTGTGGCCGCCATGTACAGCATATACCAGAACACGAAAGCCAATGTTGTCTTCACCATTGTCACCATGAACGAAACAGTGGATCACCTAAA GGCGTGGCTGAGTGCACCTAGGCTAAAAAgcatgaaatataaaatggttCTCTTCAAGCCTGAGCTGCTGCTTGGCAAGATACCAAAAAGTCCTCAAATGATAGATGGCACAAAACCG ctgacCTTTGCCAGATATTATCTGCCTTTATACCTGCCTGAGGTGGAGAAAGCCATCTATTTGGATGATGATATCATTGTGCAAG GGGATATTAAAGAGCTTTATGAAACAAGTTTAAAACCTGGACATGCAGCAGCCTTCTCTGATGACTGTGATTCAGCATCTGCCAAGGGCATTGTTCGAGGGGCTGGAACTCAG AATAACTACATGGGTTTCCTGGACTTTAAAAAGGAGGCTATTAAACAACTGGGAATGAGGGCCAACACATGCTCATTCAACCCAGGAGTCATCGTTGCCAACCTGACCGAGTGGAAGAACATGAACATCACTGGTCAGCTGGAGCACTGGATGGAGCTCAACACACA GGACGATTTGTACAGCAAGACGTTGGCAGAGGGTATCACCACTCCCCCGCTCCTCATAGTTTTTTACAAGCGTCACGCTACACTTGACCCCATGTGGCACGTTAGGCACCTTG GCACAACAGGTGCTGGAAACCGCTACTCGCCACAGTTCGTCAAAGCAGCTAAACTCCTTCACTGGAATGGACACTATAAGCCTTGGGCGAGGACGTCCTCCTTCACCGACGTGTGGGACAGGTGGTTCATTCCGGACCCCGTGTACAAGTTTCATCCAGTGCGGAGACATGTAGAGGACAAATaa
- the spcs1 gene encoding signal peptidase complex subunit 1, with the protein MLSIFKSIPTHMDYKGQKLSEQIFQGIILISAVIGFVYGLIIQQFGWTVYIVLAGFVVSCIMTLPPWPMYRRNPLPWQPVIPESSAESNPKPQESLKKKKHK; encoded by the exons ATGCTTTCAATATTTAAATCAATCCCCACGCATATG GATTATAAAGGCCAGAAACTGTCTGAACAGATTTTCCAAGGGATAATCCTCATCTCTGCG GTGATTGGATTCGTGTATGGACTAATCATTCAACAATTTGGATGGACTGTATACATAGTCCTGGCAGGATTTGTTGTCTCATGCATT ATGACCCTGCCCCCATGGCCAATGTACAGAAGGAATCCCCTGCCTTGGCAACCTGTTATACCAGAGAGCAGTGCAGAGTCAAACCCAAAGCCTCAGGAGAGTCTAAAGAAAAAGAAGCATAAATAA